GCTGAAGTACATCATCGGGCCGGACCGCTCACCCCTGCGGATGACCTACATCGTCGTGGTCGAGTCGGTGCGCGTGAATGCCGACCGGCGGGCCTTCATCCTGCGGGTGCGGCCCGGGGCGCTGACCCCCGGCGTGACCTCGCTCGGCGGCTTCCGGCTCGGCGAGATCACCCACGACGAGGAGCGCGGCATCGTCGTCGGCGAGATGATCCTGGACCGGCCGCTGGGGCCCGGCGAGAGCACGCTGCTCGAGCAGGAGGTCGTCTACCGGACGCCCGACCCCGACGACAACAGCTACTTCTACTGGGCCGTGCGCAAGATGCGCTCGATCAGCCTGTGGATCCGGTTCGACCCGGACGACATGCCCACGCACTGCGAGTACTACACGATCGTCGACGGCCACGAGGAGGTCGTCGAGCTCGAGACCTTCGGGACCAGCGTGAGCCGCACGGTCACGTCCTTCGGCCCCGGGACGCTGGGCATCCGCTGGAGCTGGGACTGAGCCCAGCCCCAGCGGAGCCCGGAGCTCAGCTGACCGCGTCGAGGGCGTCGACCATGCCCTCGCCGTAGTAGCTGTTGTCGGCGTCGGTCCCGACGCACGGGGCACCGAAGTCGCCGCCGCCCGGCGGCGTCTCCTGGACGGTGCACGGGTGGTCGTCGGCGTCGGCGCGCAGCTTGGCGACCATCTGCGCCGGGGTGAGGTCGGGGTGGGCCGACTTCATCAGGGCGAGGACGCCGGCGACGTGCGGCGAGGCCATCGACGTACCGGACTTCAGGCCGTAGCCGTTGCCGTTGACGATGGTCGACAAGATGCTGCGTCCCGGCGCGGCCACATCGATGACGCCGAGGCCGCGGTTCGAGAAGTAGGCCAGGATGTCGTTGCGGTGGCTGGCCGAGACGGTGACCACGCCCGGGAGCTCGGTCGGAATGTCCTGGCAGCCGCTGTTGAGCGTGCGCGTCACCGGGGTGCCGTCGTCGGGGCTGCCCTCGTCGAGGAAGGACGACTTGTCGGCCAGGTCGTGGCCCGAGTTGCCGGCGGCCGCGGCGTGGACGACGCCCTGGTCGGTGGACCAGGCGACCGCGCGACGCACGGCCTCCTTGGCGGCGTACTGGTCGGGCTGGTCCTCGCAGTAGAACTCGAACGGGTCGACGTAGTAGCTGTTGTTGGTCACGTCCATGCCGTGCATGCCGGCCCAGACGAAGCCGCACACGGCGTACTCCGGGTAGATGAACCCGTCGTCGTTGACGACCTTGACCGACGCCATCCGCACGTTGGGCGCCACTCCGACGATGCCGGTGCCGTTGCGCGCGGCGCCGATGGTGCCCGCGACGTGGGTGCCGTGGTCGC
The genomic region above belongs to Nocardioides sp. QY071 and contains:
- a CDS encoding helix-turn-helix transcriptional regulator, translated to MSLSALHRVLSARGAGVSLATLSYWRSGQREPEQERSLRALAQVEEVLGLEPGALEALIEGRRRRVAPDLLSDLSDDADRIQVLLDDLGFLSPSDRLIDQEVTLKYIIGPDRSPLRMTYIVVVESVRVNADRRAFILRVRPGALTPGVTSLGGFRLGEITHDEERGIVVGEMILDRPLGPGESTLLEQEVVYRTPDPDDNSYFYWAVRKMRSISLWIRFDPDDMPTHCEYYTIVDGHEEVVELETFGTSVSRTVTSFGPGTLGIRWSWD
- a CDS encoding S8 family serine peptidase, whose amino-acid sequence is MPQHHRRLRAAVLTVATGLTLAGLSVTGTGASAAPAAGGEPVSTPVPISTPDGVVSAYILNAKHANPGQTRLLERAVAKAGGVVVQTWPQIGVVVAHSDRAAFRTDVQAYAGNALESVGATRTVPVTEGTPAGVQAPWGPGKGQVRKDQTSPQQDDTENTVTAADPRETEQWDMQVIKADQAHAITDGSRDVVVGVLDSGIDPDHPDLVANIDVADSVNCSNAGRPDTSPTGWYPTTSDHGTHVAGTIGAARNGTGIVGVAPNVRMASVKVVNDDGFIYPEYAVCGFVWAGMHGMDVTNNSYYVDPFEFYCEDQPDQYAAKEAVRRAVAWSTDQGVVHAAAAGNSGHDLADKSSFLDEGSPDDGTPVTRTLNSGCQDIPTELPGVVTVSASHRNDILAYFSNRGLGVIDVAAPGRSILSTIVNGNGYGLKSGTSMASPHVAGVLALMKSAHPDLTPAQMVAKLRADADDHPCTVQETPPGGGDFGAPCVGTDADNSYYGEGMVDALDAVS